The Deinococcus depolymerans genome has a segment encoding these proteins:
- the frr gene encoding ribosome recycling factor: MADMKTIQAETREKMGKAIEALENNLSVLRTGRANPGILKKIVVEYYGSSVPIDQVASITTPDARTLVITPWDRGALNPIEKAIRDSDLGLNPNNKGDTIFISLPMLTEERRRDLVKNAKNYAEDARIAIRNIRKHGLDEVKKVEGIGDDEIKRGEADVQKITDEFIAKVESTFQKKEQEILG; the protein is encoded by the coding sequence ATGGCTGACATGAAAACAATCCAGGCCGAGACGCGCGAGAAGATGGGCAAGGCCATCGAAGCGCTGGAGAACAACCTGTCGGTGCTGCGCACCGGTCGCGCCAACCCCGGCATCCTGAAGAAGATCGTCGTGGAGTACTACGGCAGCTCGGTGCCGATCGATCAGGTGGCGAGCATCACCACGCCCGACGCCCGGACGCTGGTCATCACCCCCTGGGACCGCGGCGCACTGAACCCCATCGAGAAGGCCATCCGCGACAGCGACCTGGGCCTGAACCCGAACAACAAGGGCGACACGATCTTCATCAGCCTGCCCATGCTGACCGAGGAGCGCCGCCGTGACCTCGTGAAGAACGCCAAGAACTACGCCGAGGACGCCCGGATCGCCATCCGCAACATCCGCAAGCACGGTCTGGACGAGGTCAAGAAGGTCGAGGGCATCGGTGACGACGAGATCAAGCGCGGCGAGGCCGACGTGCAGAAGATCACCGACGAGTTCATCGCGAAGGTCGAGAGTACCTTCCAGAAGAAGGAGCAGGAAATCCTCGGGTGA
- the pyrH gene encoding UMP kinase: MFKRVLLKLSGEFLAGESGFGISPDTTAQLARLITGALDGTDVELAVVIGGGNLWRGARNGAGMDPATADYIGMLGTVMNAMALQDAMESAGRPTRVMSAIQMAAVAEPYIRRRAMRHLEKGRVVIFGGGNGAPFFTTDTTSTLRALEIGADVVLMAKNRVDGVYDSDPRKNSDAKFIEQATHLQVVEQRLEVMDATALTLCMDKGLPIVVFDLFQEGNLRRLLEGQRVGTLISTP; this comes from the coding sequence ATGTTCAAGCGCGTTCTGCTCAAACTTTCTGGTGAGTTCCTGGCCGGTGAGTCGGGCTTCGGGATCAGTCCCGACACCACTGCCCAGCTGGCCCGGCTGATCACCGGCGCTCTGGACGGCACGGACGTGGAACTCGCGGTCGTGATCGGCGGCGGGAACCTGTGGCGCGGCGCGCGCAACGGGGCCGGCATGGACCCCGCCACCGCCGACTACATCGGGATGCTGGGCACGGTCATGAACGCCATGGCCCTGCAGGACGCCATGGAGAGTGCCGGGCGGCCCACGCGCGTCATGAGCGCCATCCAGATGGCGGCCGTGGCCGAGCCGTACATCCGCCGCCGCGCCATGCGGCACCTGGAAAAGGGCCGCGTGGTGATCTTCGGCGGCGGGAACGGCGCGCCGTTCTTCACGACCGACACGACCAGCACCCTGCGCGCCCTGGAAATCGGAGCGGACGTGGTGCTGATGGCGAAAAACCGTGTGGACGGCGTGTACGACAGCGACCCCCGCAAGAACAGCGACGCGAAGTTCATCGAGCAGGCCACGCACCTGCAGGTGGTCGAGCAGCGGCTGGAAGTCATGGACGCCACCGCGCTGACGCTGTGCATGGACAAGGGCCTGCCGATCGTGGTGTTCGACCTGTTCCAGGAAGGGAACCTGCGCCGGCTGCTCGAGGGGCAGCGGGTGGGAACGCTGATCAGCACGCCCTGA
- the tsf gene encoding translation elongation factor Ts has protein sequence MLESIKKLRELTGAGMMDVKKALADAGNDEEKAVALLRERGIVKAAKKADREAKEGLVRFVVDGNKAAIVEVNSETDFVARNSDFQALVAELAQAALSAGTSDVEEFRSFTLPSGETVATTVAAAAGKIGENLVLNRVAFVEGSTVAGYVHSNGKIGVLVDLEGGTDAQAKDVALHVAAERPQFLSRDEVNSSDIEKEREILTNKALNEGKPQQIVEKIVEGQIGKFYSEKVLPEQNFVKDNSVTVAKYLGGATIKRFVRFEIGA, from the coding sequence ATGCTGGAATCAATCAAGAAACTCCGTGAACTGACGGGCGCAGGCATGATGGACGTCAAGAAGGCCCTCGCCGACGCCGGCAACGACGAAGAGAAGGCTGTGGCGCTGCTGCGCGAGCGCGGCATCGTGAAGGCCGCCAAGAAGGCCGACCGTGAAGCCAAGGAAGGGCTCGTGCGCTTCGTGGTGGACGGCAACAAGGCTGCCATCGTCGAAGTGAACTCCGAGACGGACTTCGTGGCGCGCAACAGCGACTTCCAGGCGCTGGTGGCCGAACTGGCCCAGGCGGCCCTGAGCGCCGGCACCAGCGACGTCGAGGAGTTCCGCTCCTTCACGCTGCCCAGCGGTGAGACCGTGGCGACCACCGTCGCCGCCGCCGCCGGCAAGATCGGCGAGAACCTGGTCCTGAACCGCGTGGCCTTCGTGGAAGGCAGCACCGTGGCCGGGTACGTGCACAGCAACGGCAAGATCGGCGTGCTCGTCGACCTCGAGGGCGGCACGGACGCGCAGGCCAAGGACGTGGCCCTGCACGTCGCCGCCGAGCGCCCCCAGTTCCTGAGCCGTGACGAGGTGAACTCCAGCGACATCGAGAAGGAGCGCGAGATCCTCACGAACAAGGCGCTGAACGAGGGCAAGCCCCAGCAGATCGTCGAGAAGATCGTCGAAGGTCAGATCGGCAAGTTCTACTCCGAGAAGGTCCTGCCCGAGCAGAACTTCGTCAAGGACAACAGCGTCACCGTCGCCAAGTACCTGGGCGGCGCGACCATCAAGCGCTTCGTGCGCTTCGAGATCGGCGCTTAA
- the rpsB gene encoding 30S ribosomal protein S2 — MSYISMKQLLEAGVHFGHETKRWNPKFKRFIFAERNGIFIIDLQKTLKQVDRSFDFIKELSERGGVILFVGTKKQAQEIVELEARRTGMPFVTSRWLGGMLTNFKTMRTRIDRLNELDEMFESGRINDRLKAERIKLAAERERLQRFVGGIRKMNRLPDAIFVVDPTKEVIAVQEANKLGIPVIALADTDSDPDVIDYIVPGNDDAIRSIQLITHRIGDLLVEARGGGEDVGAAEGEVAAEATETEQTEN; from the coding sequence ATGTCGTACATCTCCATGAAGCAACTGCTGGAGGCCGGGGTTCACTTCGGTCACGAAACCAAGCGCTGGAACCCCAAGTTCAAGCGTTTCATCTTCGCCGAGCGTAACGGCATCTTCATCATCGACCTGCAGAAGACCCTCAAGCAGGTGGACCGTTCCTTCGACTTCATCAAGGAACTGTCCGAGCGTGGCGGCGTCATCCTGTTCGTCGGCACCAAGAAGCAGGCCCAGGAGATCGTGGAACTCGAAGCGCGCCGCACCGGCATGCCCTTCGTCACCAGCCGCTGGCTCGGCGGGATGCTCACGAACTTCAAGACCATGCGCACCCGCATCGACCGCCTGAACGAACTCGACGAGATGTTCGAGTCCGGCCGCATCAACGACCGCCTGAAGGCCGAGCGCATCAAGCTCGCCGCCGAGCGCGAGCGTCTGCAGCGCTTCGTGGGTGGCATCCGCAAGATGAACCGCCTGCCTGACGCGATCTTCGTGGTGGACCCCACCAAGGAAGTCATCGCCGTGCAGGAAGCCAACAAGCTGGGGATTCCCGTCATCGCGCTGGCCGACACGGACAGCGACCCGGACGTCATCGACTACATCGTTCCCGGTAACGACGACGCGATCCGCTCCATCCAGCTGATCACGCACCGCATCGGCGACCTGCTCGTCGAGGCGCGTGGCGGCGGCGAGGACGTCGGCGCGGCCGAGGGCGAAGTCGCCGCGGAAGCGACCGAGACCGAGCAGACCGAGAACTAA
- a CDS encoding aminoglycoside phosphotransferase family protein — MGLDGYMMRWNLTPDGAAIRTTSSDLMPVRWQGRAAMLKVTRSVVEVRGYDLMVWLDGQGAAQVFRKGGRGLLMERLHPEPALAEMALGNQDSAATQILCSAAVQVHQQRPDHPSSLLTLWEWFEELAESAELGGVFRQAWVTAQRLLADQRDVRPLHGDLHHGNVLRSPERGWLVIDPKGLTGERTFDFANMLCNPTLAHALTSGRLERQSALIAQEAGLDRTRLLAWVGAYAALSAAWHLEDAQMEQARQSLAVSALAHSLH; from the coding sequence ATGGGTCTGGACGGGTACATGATGCGCTGGAATCTGACACCGGACGGCGCGGCGATCCGCACGACCAGCAGCGACCTGATGCCCGTGCGCTGGCAGGGCCGGGCGGCGATGCTGAAGGTGACCCGCAGTGTGGTGGAGGTCCGTGGCTACGACCTGATGGTGTGGCTGGACGGGCAGGGGGCAGCTCAGGTATTCCGCAAGGGCGGTCGGGGGCTGCTGATGGAGCGATTACATCCAGAACCGGCTCTGGCCGAAATGGCTCTCGGCAACCAGGATTCCGCAGCGACACAGATTCTGTGCAGCGCAGCTGTCCAAGTCCATCAGCAACGCCCTGACCATCCATCCTCGCTGCTCACACTCTGGGAGTGGTTCGAGGAGTTGGCCGAGAGCGCCGAGCTGGGCGGCGTGTTCAGGCAGGCCTGGGTCACCGCGCAGCGCCTGCTGGCGGATCAGCGTGACGTGCGGCCCCTGCACGGAGACCTGCACCACGGGAACGTGCTGCGCAGCCCGGAGCGCGGCTGGCTGGTGATCGACCCGAAGGGACTGACCGGCGAGCGGACCTTCGATTTCGCGAACATGCTGTGCAATCCCACGCTGGCGCACGCGCTGACGTCGGGGCGGCTGGAACGGCAGTCGGCCCTGATCGCGCAGGAGGCCGGGCTGGACCGCACGCGCCTGCTGGCGTGGGTGGGGGCGTACGCGGCCCTCTCGGCGGCGTGGCATCTGGAGGACGCCCAGATGGAGCAGGCCCGGCAGTCGCTGGCAGTCTCGGCGCTGGCCCACAGCCTCCACTGA
- a CDS encoding undecaprenyl-diphosphate phosphatase: protein MDWFYAIVYGIVEGITEFLPISSTGHLILTGNLLGVPWTKEVKDTFEVVIQGGAILAVLAYYWKDFLQIRRIGTDRSQQTLWLGVLVACIPAVILGLLFGDAIKANLFRPSVVAWALIVGGVIIWLLESRRVTPNVDAIEKIGVPRSLMIGAVQCLALLWPGFSRSASSILGGMVLGLDRPTATKFSFYLGVPTLGGAALLDFIKSRDILAEIGVGNVLLGAGVSFVVAYLSIGWLLRFVSTNTFKPFAIYRVVVGVLILILIATGVLSNGNLA, encoded by the coding sequence ATGGACTGGTTCTACGCAATCGTTTACGGCATCGTCGAGGGCATCACGGAATTCCTGCCGATCAGCTCGACCGGCCACCTGATCCTCACGGGGAACCTGCTGGGCGTCCCGTGGACCAAGGAAGTCAAGGACACCTTCGAGGTCGTCATTCAGGGCGGCGCGATCCTGGCCGTCCTCGCGTACTACTGGAAGGACTTCCTGCAGATCCGCCGCATCGGCACCGACCGCAGCCAGCAGACGCTCTGGCTGGGCGTGCTCGTCGCCTGCATTCCCGCCGTGATCCTGGGCCTGCTGTTCGGGGACGCCATCAAGGCGAACCTGTTCCGGCCCAGCGTGGTCGCCTGGGCGCTGATCGTGGGCGGCGTGATCATCTGGCTGCTCGAGAGCCGCCGCGTCACCCCGAACGTGGACGCCATCGAGAAGATCGGCGTGCCCCGCAGCCTGATGATCGGCGCGGTGCAGTGCCTCGCGCTGCTGTGGCCCGGCTTCTCCCGCAGCGCCAGCTCCATCCTGGGCGGCATGGTCCTGGGCCTCGACCGGCCCACTGCCACCAAATTCAGCTTCTACCTGGGCGTTCCCACCCTGGGCGGCGCGGCCCTGCTGGACTTCATCAAGAGCCGCGACATCCTCGCGGAGATCGGCGTGGGGAACGTGCTGCTGGGCGCCGGCGTGTCGTTCGTGGTCGCGTACCTCAGCATCGGCTGGCTGCTGCGGTTCGTGTCCACCAACACCTTCAAGCCCTTCGCGATCTACCGCGTGGTGGTGGGCGTCCTGATCCTGATCCTGATCGCCACGGGCGTCCTGAGCAACGGCAACCTCGCCTGA
- a CDS encoding heme-dependent oxidative N-demethylase subunit alpha family protein, whose protein sequence is MVPPTLYRPFLSGTYSVSAGLYRLGAQPVPWLDDPGPEQHTFTLDREYPRLIASKAAAHARALPEYAGEAALTPDLREAALTFTARQLAADSGGEIRWDGRTLRNTLLGWQADLHPRWNALENLRRFSGPHAALVADTRPVSALDFLGLNASEDLALIARDPHSGRDWLAATHVLNPQHWDPRDKLGRDFAQVHAPIPGSGPMNATAPRLLDAVIHRGPFVRFAWGLSTTDRLDHHPAAPPDADRDPRTRFDPHGTFLRVERQTLTGFPHANGALFTIRPYTHPLTQAVQNPAHARALAAALHSMTPAQTDYKGLTRLRDDLLTWLDTQALHSTV, encoded by the coding sequence GTGGTTCCCCCCACCCTCTACCGCCCGTTCCTCAGCGGCACCTACAGCGTCTCGGCCGGCCTGTACCGCCTGGGCGCGCAGCCCGTGCCGTGGCTGGACGACCCCGGCCCCGAACAGCACACCTTCACGCTGGACCGCGAGTACCCGCGCCTGATCGCCAGCAAGGCCGCCGCGCACGCCCGCGCCCTGCCCGAGTACGCCGGCGAGGCCGCCCTGACCCCGGACCTGCGGGAGGCCGCGCTGACCTTCACGGCCCGCCAGCTCGCCGCCGACAGCGGGGGAGAGATCCGCTGGGACGGCCGCACCCTGCGCAACACCCTGCTGGGCTGGCAGGCCGACCTGCACCCCCGCTGGAACGCCCTGGAGAACCTGCGGCGCTTTTCCGGCCCCCACGCCGCGCTGGTCGCGGACACCCGGCCCGTGAGCGCCCTGGATTTCCTGGGCCTGAACGCCAGCGAGGACCTCGCCCTGATCGCCCGCGACCCCCACAGCGGACGCGACTGGCTGGCCGCCACGCACGTCCTGAACCCCCAGCACTGGGACCCCCGCGACAAACTGGGCCGCGACTTCGCGCAGGTGCACGCCCCCATTCCCGGCAGCGGCCCCATGAACGCCACCGCGCCCCGCCTGCTGGACGCCGTGATCCACCGCGGCCCGTTCGTGCGCTTCGCCTGGGGCCTGAGCACCACCGACCGCCTCGACCACCACCCCGCCGCGCCGCCCGACGCGGACCGCGACCCGCGCACCCGCTTCGACCCGCACGGCACGTTCCTGCGCGTGGAACGCCAGACCCTGACCGGATTCCCGCACGCGAACGGGGCGCTGTTCACCATCCGCCCCTACACCCACCCGCTCACGCAGGCCGTGCAGAACCCCGCCCACGCCCGCGCCCTGGCGGCCGCCCTGCACTCCATGACCCCCGCGCAGACCGACTACAAAGGATTAACGCGGCTCCGGGACGACCTGCTGACCTGGCTCGACACCCAGGCCCTACACTCGACCGTGTGA
- a CDS encoding ribonuclease domain-containing protein, producing the protein MNRAAPTLAALLLSGLLTALLGACDLPQDSQVTQSQPTQSQPAPSRPAPPASTRDPHSGLRWIAARDLPREGQTLLTRIAQGGPYRYSKDGSTFGNRERLLPRQSSGYYREYTVPTPGENDRGARRIVCGGQPRTTECYYTPDHYASFRRIHP; encoded by the coding sequence GTGAACCGCGCCGCGCCCACCCTCGCCGCCCTGCTCCTGAGCGGGCTCCTGACTGCCCTGCTGGGAGCCTGCGACCTGCCCCAGGATTCCCAGGTCACCCAGTCCCAACCCACCCAATCGCAGCCCGCCCCATCAAGGCCCGCCCCGCCCGCCTCCACCCGCGACCCGCACAGTGGCCTGCGCTGGATCGCCGCCCGCGACCTGCCCCGCGAGGGACAGACCCTCCTGACCCGCATCGCCCAGGGCGGCCCCTACCGCTACAGCAAGGACGGCAGCACCTTCGGGAACCGCGAACGCCTCCTGCCCCGCCAGAGCAGCGGCTACTACCGCGAGTACACCGTCCCCACCCCCGGCGAGAACGACCGGGGCGCGCGCCGCATCGTCTGCGGCGGCCAGCCCCGCACCACCGAGTGCTACTACACCCCCGACCACTACGCCAGTTTCAGGAGAATCCACCCATGA
- a CDS encoding barstar family protein — protein sequence MMQVFDEAPQGIQTAPHEPRILAAGHQVSVREINLGAAHDKTSLMLAFLTGLGLRDTFGQNWDALYDVLTDPDQRPDRLALLLCDHAHFRRRHPHLNADLERVLLDAQAEAARTGRALWLLSEEPDSDTRHW from the coding sequence ATGATGCAGGTCTTCGACGAAGCGCCCCAGGGCATCCAGACCGCCCCGCACGAACCCCGCATCCTTGCCGCCGGCCACCAGGTCAGCGTCCGCGAAATCAACCTCGGCGCCGCCCACGACAAGACCAGCCTCATGCTCGCCTTCCTGACCGGTCTGGGCCTGCGCGACACCTTCGGGCAGAACTGGGACGCCCTGTACGACGTCCTGACCGACCCCGACCAGCGCCCGGACCGCCTCGCGCTGCTGCTGTGCGACCACGCCCACTTCCGCCGCCGCCACCCCCACCTGAACGCCGACCTCGAACGCGTCCTGCTGGACGCGCAGGCCGAAGCCGCCCGTACCGGCCGCGCCCTGTGGCTGCTCAGCGAGGAACCCGACAGCGACACCCGCCACTGGTGA